The window TAGGGACTCAGtctcccagcctcctctgcaGCTGGCGTGATCATGTGACTCAtcccccagcctcctttgcagctgGCGTGATCATGTGACTCAtcccccagcctcctttgcagctgGCGTGATCATGTGACTGGGCTCTGGACCAGGGGAGACCAGGAAAGACCAGGGGAGTGTGGATGTGCCTGCACACTTTCGCCTCCTGAGGAGCCAGGACACCGACCTGGCTGCGGCCTGCACTGACCACAGAGATGAGGACGGTGCCCCAGGGACAATGCACACCGAGATGGGCGGAGCCTGAGTCCCGAACAACCCGGTGGGTAGGGAGCCCACCTCACAGCTGGACTTCCGTGAGAGTGGGCggggttattttttaaagttagcgCTGGGGGGGTCGGTTACAGCAGCCCTGCCCATTTCCCCTAGCCCACTGCCTCCCCACCGGCCTCCCTCCCGCCTGCATCCCAGCATTCCCGGTTCCGCCACCCAGCTGTCTGCGTACCTTAGAACCACCGAGAACAGTGGGGGTGTGGCCTCAGGCTGTTTCTCCAGCCTGGGAATAGGGTGGCACTACCCACCCACCCCTACCCCTAGTAGCCCAGGGAGGCTGACTCACAGCCCTGGGAGCGTTTTGAGCGGAATGAAGTGGTCATTTCAGGCCATCGAGTCCATGCTCCTGGCTTCAGTAGCTGTTGTGTTCTTGTCAGCCGACCCTAAAATCTTACAAGCACATGAAGATAAGGAAAGGGCAGGACAGCCAGTTTCTGAAACACATTTTTACCCTTGCCCCAAGCGGACAAAGCTGGGACGTAAGCAGGTTGACAGTACAACCCTAGCGATTACTGCCCCGTTATATCCAGCCCAGGCGTGGGACTAGATCCTCATATACGTTATGTCATGTGTTTCTCTCGGGGGCCTCTGGCTGGGAGTGTCTCCCTCATTTAGGAGGCCAGGAAGCTGGACACGGAATCACTTGCTGGAGGCAAGGCTGCTGACTGTGTGAGCAAGGGGAACATAGCAACGTCGGAAATACTTAACATGGCAGATTTTTAGTCCCCCAAAAAGCGTGTACTGTAAATCATGTCAGGGGAAACTACGCCAGGGCTCAGAGTAGCCAAGTAGGAATTGATCTAGATTTTGCTCTTCATCTTGGTTGTCAGAATGTCCTAGAGAACCTTTGCCTTTATTTCACCCCAACAGCAGGGGGCCAAGAGTCATGATGACAAAGTAGTGGATTTTCCCGGGTGGTGAGAATTAGGATGACACTTCTGAGACTTACGGTGTCTCGTTTTCTGAGGCAAGGCTCTCCCACGGGCCGTCACCACCACAGTCACTGCCCAGGACCCCACAGAAACAATTCAGCGCCCAGGGTTTGGCGGAAGTCCAGGGTCAGAGAGAAGATGAAAACATAATACAGAGAAGCAGTGGTCGCCCTGCAGGCATCAGGGAAGGAGACAAGAACTTGCTATTTATGTGGTATTTTAAGAAGTTCCTTGAAGGCCCAGCGAGACTGGAGAGAATCAGGAAGTCGGCAGAGTGAAAGTCAGAGGTGAAACTCACTGTCTGGAATTATCTAGCAGGGTGGGGAGCTTCTAAAAATGTGGGCGCCCTGCTGTGACCCTCCCACTGGGCAGTCTCCCATTGTCATCAGTAATGACCTTTAGTCATTGCAGCTCGGCTAGTGGCTTACAGGTTCTGGACCAGACTTCCCGAAGTGGGTGTATCTTAGGAGGTGTCCGACCCCAGATTCTTGGTGTACTAGTCATGGCTCTGGTGCTAATTTTGGCAAGaaacacagtcttttttttttttttttttaaatcagcggcgatattatttatttatttatttatttatttatttatttatttatgtctgtgttgggtctttgtttctgtgcgagggctttctctagttgcggcaagagggggccactcttcatcgcggtgcgcaggcttctcactgtcgcggcctctcttattgtggagcacaggctccagacgcgcaggctcagtagttgtggctcacgggcccagttgctccgcggcatgtgggatcttcccagaccagggagcgaacccgtgtctcctgcgttggcaggcagactcccaaccactgcgccaccagggaagcccagaaacacaGTCTTATGCACCGAAAGAGCAATAATactttacttaaaatatatacaaaattattactTTGAAACATATATTACTATCCAACATACATCAAATAACGCTGATTGATGTACGTTTTGGTCCCTTCGTTCGTTCAGTTTTGTGACTTCTCTTTTACACGAGGCTCCTATAGAACGTTCTCTTACATGCCCGCCGGAGGGGAGGTCcccagaggcctggtccccgtggTGGTCTGGCTGTGCAGCTCTGCCTCGCGGCGGGCACTCGGGACACAGAAGTGAGGGGACCCACCTCAGTCAGTCACATGCCACTAACCATCTTCAACCAAACTCTgtgcctctcctctctcctctcctctctctccctcccactcactCTAGGTATACAATGGTCTGGGGGGTCTGGGCCTGGGTGTAAAAGGAGGGTGAAGTTGGTGAGAAAAAGTGCCAATTATTTTCTGGAAAAGCCCTCGTCTGGACTTAGGTTAATGTGAATtatgttatctttcttttttgcttctgtCACAGGAGGAAAGCATGGGAATGGGGAGCTGGTCTCTTCATACAACcttggaaaggaaaggagaagaaaaacacaaaggggagcgtgtgtgtgtgttaccgTTATCCTGAGATAAATCAGACACGTGCCTTTGGGCCCAAACGGGCATGACCCATCATGGTCCCCTCCAGTGCCTTGCATCTCGTAGGCACTTAATGAATGCTCACTGCATGGATGGATAAACGAAGGCAGGGGATCTGGTGACTACAAGTGGAAAACATGCACATGGCAGGGACCTCGGCAGGGATGTGGGAGACCCTCTAGGCCTGCTTCCTCGCttggcagatggggaaactgaggcccagagaagtgggGGTGAAACGAGCAAGGTCACGTGACTACTTCCTGATGGAGTTAGACTTAGAACCATATTTTCTACATTTATCCTTAAATTTCCCACTCTCTTCAGGTCTGAAGCTGTAAAGAGAGCTCCGTGGACTCGACCATGTGCCCTGACCTCAGGAAAGTCACCTCCCCCATCAGAAGCTCCCAGTGGTAAAGGAGGCCCTGGGTGTAGAGGCCGGGCGTACGAGACAAGCAGCAGGTCCCCTCTTGGCAGCTGCCCTCCTGGGATCCCAATCCTGCCTGGGCTGGGGGACCAAGGTCCCGGGGAGGTCGCCCCGACGGCAGCGGTCAGACCCCTGCGGCCCTGAGTGAGGTAGAGGAACACAGAGGTCAGTGGGAGTGGGTCGTTGCGTCCCCGCCGCAGGTCCTGGGACGGGGTGAAGCGGCAGCCTCAGCGCGTCGAGAGGAACATGTAGACAGACCCCCGACCGCTTCTGGGGCTGAAAGCAAGTCGCTCCAAGTACTTGCTGAAAAGATGGGTCACAGGAGAAGGAGTGTGGTTCCTACTCACGGGGACAGACGGAATGAGGACAAGGGGGGCCCGGGGGCCAGaggtgagagagagggaaggggcaggggctGTCACGGCAGGCAGGGAGGTGACAGGCTTCAGGGTGAGGGTCCAGGTGGGCCGGTCCAGGGAGGAGGGTTGAGGATGTGCGCTGGGGTGGGCTTGTCATTTCAGCCGAGCTGCCCCCGAACATTCTCTGGGCTTCAAGCCACCAAGGCCTCCCACGTGTCACACGGGGGCAGCTGAAAAGCCCAGGGGCCCCTCTGCTTCCCGCGTGATTTTGGTTTATAGAACGGACGATTCGGCATCGTCCAAATGCACGTCTGACCACTGTAAAGAACCTGGCATGTGTCCACGACGTGTGCCACAGACACAAACGCCTCTGAAGAACGCTGGCGCCCAGCACACTGACTGAGGACCCAGAGATGAACCTCCTCGGGTTCCTCGCGTCAGAACATGGCACCACGGCTGTCTCCAAGGCAGGTCTTGAGAGAGCTCTTTAGACCTCCTGCCCCGCAGCCaacctccctccctgctcccgTCGCCTCCCTAACGCTGGGCCCGACTCCTCCATCACCCACCCGTGTCCCCTTTTGTCGTGACGGCCGTCCCGTTTCCATCAGACCTGCagggagaaacaaaaataattcatCGTGCCAACCTGGGAGCCGCAGCTCACCCGGTAACAAATGAGTCCCTTTGTGCTTAAGagctcccccccgccccgccaccaAGTGCCGAGTGCACGGGAGTCCCAGGAAGCCGAGCGGGGGGGCAGGGGGCTCAGTGCCACCCCCTACACGGCGGACTGGTTTTCGGTGCACGCGTAGACGGTGCTCGGCTGGATTCGCCTCCGGATCCGCTCAGGCACTTTGGGCAGGATCTGCAAGGTCTGGGGCAGCAGCTCCAGGCAGGCCTCGCGGAACTTCTTGATTCGCCAGCAGTAGACTATGGGGTTGAAGACGGACTTGAGGTAGCTGAGCCCCAGGATGCAAGAGCTGGTGGCGTAGAACGAGGGGCCGCAGTAGAACCTCCGGCTGAACACGGACAGCAGGCTGTAGACGGAGTGCGGCAGCCAGCACAGCGAGAAGCCCACGAAGAGGATCAGGATGGTGGTGAAGGCCTTGGTTTTGAAGCTCAGGTCCAGGCtgacctgctgctgctgctgccgctggaGCCGCCTCAGACCGGCGCGGGGCAGCCACCGCAGGTCCAGGCCGTCCGACTGGTTGTGCACGCGCACGGCGTTCTTGCGCACCGTGTGCAGGATGCCCAGGTAGGAGCCGAGCATCACGGCGAAGGGCGCGAAGAAGGCGGCGCCCAGCAGCGCCAGCACGTAGGCGCGGCCGGCCGGCAGTTCGGTGTAGCCCAGCACGCACTGCGGGGCCCGCGCCGGCACCTCCACCAGCGGCCAGGCGGCCAGCGACGGGGCCGAGACGCAGAAGGACAGCGCCCAGGACGCGGCGATGATCACCTTGGCCCTGCGGGGGTTCAGCCTGTCCTGGCGCTGCACGATGATGAGGAAGCGGTCCACGCTGATGATGAGCAGGATGGCCACGCCCTCCAGGACGAAGAACCAGTAGAGCGCGGCCGAGAGACGGCAGAAGGCGTCCCCGAAGTGCCAGCGGACGGTGACGAGGGTGACGGCGGTGAAGGGCATGCAGCACACGGACAGCATGATGTCCGAGAAGGCCAGCGTGGCCAGCAGCAGGTTGATGGCGGAGCGCATGGCCGGCCTCTGGTACACGATGACGCAGACCACGGCGTTGCCGAGGAGCCCCACCACGACCATCAGCATCATAAGGACCGCCAGGGACATCCTGAGGGGCGCTGGCGGCGCGGGGGGCCCGGGGTCCGCCACGTGGCTCCCGTTGGGCAGCAGGTATTCGTGGGTCTCGATGGACGAGCGGTTACAGGCCATCGTGGAGGAAATCCTGGAGCTGGggcagaggggggagggaggggcctcaGCGCCTCGGGGGCTGCAGCCTTCTGCCTGCCGGCTGCATCTACCTCCCGGTTGTCTTGGATCTGGAGGGCGCTGCAAAAGCCTGGGGGAGCCTCCCTCTTTGGGAGCAACTGGCGGGGATTTGCGATTCATCAATCACAGCCTCATCATCTCCGTGACAACCGACTGTCCGCAGCTTTCTACTTGGACGCTCTCAGTGGCCTGGAGCAAAGCAGCACGAAAGAGAATGGTGTTAGACCTTCCAAGCACGGGTTGAATAGAGCAGTTTTTGCCTTTTACAGGTATTTTCAACATCAGAGTGGCGATGACTCACTTACTTACCACATGGGACAAGGCTTGGTCTTCACAAATATGCCGAGCCTTGTCACATCACCCGGGAAACCTGATTAGACCCACCTTGTGGGGGACCAGACTTTGTAATCAACATCTCCATAATCAGCATGTATTTTATAACTTGAATTATAAACAGCCTGATCCAGTGAAGCTTTGGACAAGGCAACCCCCAGTAGAAAcccagctccatgagggcagggtttTGTCTGTGTTGTTTGCTGTGTCCCCAGCGGAGAAGATGCTCAACAGAAATTTTGTGGAGTAAGTAAATGGTAGTTGATGCCGCTGCTATTTGTTTTAAGTGTGGagtcacatgcagttgtaagaaataatccAGCAAGATCCCATGTACCCTTCCCCCAATTTCCCGTAATGGTAACACTTTGGATAACTGTAGTGCTGCTAGAATGTTACTTTTggaaacactgatgaaaggagGACACTCTCACCCCAGATAAACCCTTTTAAAGGGTgctatcggggcttccctgatggcacagtggttaagaatccgcctgccaatgcaggtgacacaggttcgatccctggtccaggaagaccacatgccgcggggcaactaagcccgtgcaccataactactgagcctgcgctctagagcccgggagccacaactactgagcccgtgtgccacatctattgaagcctgcattctagagcccacaagccacagctattgagcccgtgtgccacgtctactgaagcccgcacgcctagagcctgtgctgcacaacaagagaagccaccgcaatgagaagcccgtgcaccgcaacgaagatccaacacagccaaaaattaaaaaaaaaaaaaagatgccgtTATCTTTCATTTCGTGTTTCTTTCACGGGTGTGGCCAAGATGGTGTTCTGTAGCTCAGCCCAAAGTCAGCTTGCCTGAGCAGGTGAAATCCACCACTTTCCCATCACTGGGCGCCTCCGGAAGGCTGCTTAACCTCTGCTGGTGTTACCTTCTCGTCTGTAACATACAAATTCCATAGCTTCCCACTGACCGATGACTTGGCAGTCTGTCCACTTGAGGCTGAAAGAATGTCCTTGCAGAGGCTGGGAGACGTCGCTCCTTCTGGCATTCAGCATTGCTGGGGTCAGGTTGGAAGTGGGTTTGATTCTGTTCCTTCACAGGTGACAAGTTATTGCCTCTTGAAGGCTGGatattttcttcctgaaaaatGTTTACAAGGCAGTGTCTAGATATGagtcttttcttgtttgttgtgcTGGGTACTCAGTGAGCCTTTTAAATCCAAAGCCATGTGCCCCTCAACTCTGAGAAAGTTTCCTTTTTCACGTCTTTGctagttttctcccttttgaTCTTTGTGGAGAATACTTAACAGGTAGGTGCTGAACCTCACTGATTGgaccttaatttttcttttcccttatttttttatttatttatttattttttttttgcggtatgcgggcctctcactgctgtggcctcccccgctgcggagcacaggctccggacgcgcaggctccggacgcgcaggctcagcggccatggctcacgggcccagccgctccgcggcatatgggatcctcccagaccggggcacgaacccgtatcccctgcatcggcaggcggactctcaaccacttgcgccaccagggaggccctcttttcccttatttttaaaaaaaatttcatttaaaaaatttttcattgaaatatagttgatttacaatgttgtgttcccttgtgtgtgtgtgtgtgtgtgtgtgtttaatttgtcTGCTTTGGACTCTTTTTTACACTGTGCTCTGAGGGGTTTTTTTACTTTATGTTTAGTCCTATTTATTTTCTGACTTCGGcgtcatggttttttttttttttttttttcccgatatgcgggcctctcactgttgtggcctctcctgttgtggagcacaggctccggacgcgcaggcccagcagccatggctcacgggtccagccgctccacggcatgcgggatcttgccggaccggggaacgaacccgtgtcccctgcatcggcaggcggactctcaaccactgcgccaccagggaagcccatgctagCGATCTTGAGTCCTGATCCTGCCGAGTTCCCAAGGCAGGGGGGCCACTGGGGGcagtctcccacccaccctctcaCTGTGTGACGTGCCCGGGGGTGGTCCAGTGCGGGCCAGCCTTGCATCAGGGTGCACAGGTGTGGAGCCAGCCCCAAGCCGAGGGCTTCCCGTGCTGGGAAGAGGAGGGCTGACCTCTGGGACCATAAACCTTCATGACCGCCAAGTGCATGGTCAGTACATTCACTGCAGTCTTCTATTCTTTGCCTAAAGGAGGAGAGATAAATATCTATCACTTGACTTCACACAGGTTGGACCTccccttttaaaaaaagtggTTTGAGTGGGTCTCTTTTTCCAGTGCAGATGTTAAATAAGTATTTCACATAATTTGTAAGGATTATACCAACCTCATAACTCATCTTTAAGaagtgctggggcttccctggtggcgcagtggttaagaatctgcctgccaatgcaggggacacgggttcgagccctggtctgggaagatcccacatgccgtagagcaactgagcccgtgcaccacaactactgagcctgcactctagagcctgcgagccacaactgctgagcccacgtgccacaactactgaagcccatgccccacaacaagagaagctgccacaatgagaagcccgcgcaccacaattagagaaagcctgcatgcagcatcgaagactcaacacagccaaaaataaataaattaaaataaataaattaaataaaaaaagaagtgctAAGTATATAATAGGGTGTAAGAACCCAGCCCAGGATTCAGATGGATCCTACCAatggatgattttatttcttaatttctctaagtctttgtttcttcatctgtaaagtggggataacaaCAGTGCCCTCGGGGAGGGTTATTAGGGGAAGCACAGGAGGGGACGGGCCCACAGTGCTGGGAGCACGGCAAGCAGTGCACCGAGCTAGctgcttatttgttttcttttcgtACCtgagctttattgagatactatTGACATGTAACATATGTAAGtctaaggtgtacaatgtgatgatttgatacacgtaTAATATTGAGAAATGGTGACCACAATAAACTTAGTTAACAGCTCCATGCCCTcatgtaattatcttttttttggtGTGTATGTGGTGATGACATTTAAGATTTACCTTCTTAACAagtttcaagtgtataatacAGTCTTGTTAATTGCACTCACCATGCGggacattattcacaatagccaagacatggaaacaagccAACTGCCCactggtggatgaatggataaagaaactgtggtgtatatatacaatggaagaagCTTTAGAATTATTAACAATATATCATTTGGTATatactttgtttaaaaattaccTAAAGgtataatacaattttaaaaatgtaagaatcCAATGAACTAACAGTTtgactaaattttctttttacaggcccaatctttatttcctttgagaaataaatgtttcataatttcaataaaaagaatgttgcaggggcttccctggtggcgcagtggttgagagtacccctgccaatgcaggggacgcgagttcgtgccctggtccgggaagatcccacatgccgcggggctgctgggcccgtgagccatggccgctgagcctgcgcatctggagcctgtgctctgcagtgggagaggccacaacagcgagaggcctgcgtactgcaaaaaaaataaaaaactaaaaagaatgtTGCAGTAGAGAATGTAGGTGACTAGAGTGGCCATGGAACCAGGAGGCTGGGCAAGCAGCTTCGGGCCGCACCAGGCCCCTGGGAAAGTCCCACGAGCCATGGGGGGGAATCACGTGGGCAGTGACCAGCTTGGGCTGGTGCAGGCAGTGCCCACCAGGAACCGAAAGAACACGCGTGACCAAGTGGAGATCCCTGCCGCAGGTGGTGGTCCAGGAACGAAAGCGTTCAAAGGAGACTGGAAtggtttcttctttcctttaccTTCTGCCAGAGACAAACTGTGTGAGCCAGGAGAGCAGCAGACCTGTAGAAGCTTCCAAAGACACCTCAGCTGACGTTTCTCTTTTTTGGAAGCCCTCCTGCTTTCCACTTACTCATGCCTACTTCTTCCTCTGTGCCGGCAAGAAGCATCTCTTTTTCCAACTTCCCTAGAGTCGTCCTTATCACAGAGATCTCAAGTTGAAGGGCTGGGGTGACGTAG is drawn from Mesoplodon densirostris isolate mMesDen1 chromosome 14, mMesDen1 primary haplotype, whole genome shotgun sequence and contains these coding sequences:
- the GPR45 gene encoding probable G-protein coupled receptor 45, yielding MACNRSSIETHEYLLPNGSHVADPGPPAPPAPLRMSLAVLMMLMVVVGLLGNAVVCVIVYQRPAMRSAINLLLATLAFSDIMLSVCCMPFTAVTLVTVRWHFGDAFCRLSAALYWFFVLEGVAILLIISVDRFLIIVQRQDRLNPRRAKVIIAASWALSFCVSAPSLAAWPLVEVPARAPQCVLGYTELPAGRAYVLALLGAAFFAPFAVMLGSYLGILHTVRKNAVRVHNQSDGLDLRWLPRAGLRRLQRQQQQQVSLDLSFKTKAFTTILILFVGFSLCWLPHSVYSLLSVFSRRFYCGPSFYATSSCILGLSYLKSVFNPIVYCWRIKKFREACLELLPQTLQILPKVPERIRRRIQPSTVYACTENQSAV